The following proteins are encoded in a genomic region of Candidatus Diapherotrites archaeon:
- the asnB gene encoding asparagine synthase (glutamine-hydrolyzing) yields the protein MCGINGFSWEDKALVKKMNDAIAHRGPDGEGIFVDRVSLGHRRLKIIDLSDKAKQPMANEDNSIWIVFNGEIYNYRELRKELEAKGHGFKSDSDTEVILHAYEEFGHDCLGKFRGMWAFAIYDSAKRQFFLARDYFGIKPLYYYWDGEKFIFSSEIKGILRHGVERKINRSALELYLHQACPHETGTVFENVFKVPPSHSLVLDIAGKTLSLKRFYDIGAFAEKSFSKKELLSKGRILLDKACSLSEVADVEVGVFLSGGLDSSAVLSTMKKLNPDAGIKSFSIYFEDNALDESEYIEAAAGHFGTDHHSRYLSENDFVEAFGKIYHYCDEPLTNGSLVPLFLLSETAKEKVSVCLAGEGGDEFFGAYPRHHKFYRMDYFMRHRLFSKAALSAFNALSLPFGKNFCHSLRSELKASMLPADWIQAAVSRQRRPDGFVSGQRLAELEKMHSGFMESNGFLDSIRLVDISSNFVTRYLASSDRMSMAHGLELRPSLLDRELFEFSKSIPNDWKFSFIRGNKPFFREMLSDRLPEKTVKRRAKTGLGSPVDKYLSGSLKGVFEDKILSLKRSGLVEKGLAEDALDCLRKGTNFSRAFAFAALEDWREKWLPG from the coding sequence ATGTGCGGCATAAACGGCTTCAGCTGGGAAGACAAGGCCCTTGTAAAAAAAATGAATGATGCCATTGCGCATCGCGGCCCGGACGGTGAAGGCATTTTTGTCGACAGGGTTTCGCTTGGCCACAGGCGCCTCAAAATAATCGACCTGTCCGACAAGGCAAAACAGCCGATGGCAAACGAGGACAACAGCATCTGGATCGTATTCAACGGCGAAATCTACAATTACCGGGAATTGAGAAAAGAGCTTGAGGCGAAAGGCCATGGGTTCAAATCCGATTCCGACACGGAAGTGATACTGCACGCTTACGAGGAATTCGGGCACGATTGCCTTGGAAAGTTCAGGGGCATGTGGGCATTCGCAATCTATGATTCGGCTAAAAGGCAGTTTTTTCTCGCAAGGGACTATTTCGGGATAAAACCGCTTTACTATTACTGGGACGGCGAAAAGTTCATTTTCAGCAGCGAAATCAAGGGCATTTTGCGGCATGGCGTTGAAAGGAAAATAAACCGGTCCGCCCTGGAGCTTTACCTGCATCAGGCCTGCCCGCATGAAACCGGCACGGTTTTTGAGAACGTTTTCAAGGTGCCGCCGTCGCATTCCCTTGTTCTGGACATCGCAGGCAAAACGCTGTCCTTAAAGCGTTTTTACGACATCGGCGCCTTTGCGGAAAAAAGCTTTTCAAAAAAAGAACTCCTGTCAAAAGGAAGAATCCTGCTCGACAAGGCGTGTTCGCTGTCGGAGGTTGCAGATGTCGAAGTCGGGGTTTTTTTGAGCGGCGGCCTGGACTCCTCTGCAGTGCTTTCGACAATGAAAAAGCTGAATCCCGATGCGGGCATAAAGTCTTTTTCGATTTATTTTGAAGACAACGCACTGGACGAATCGGAATACATTGAAGCGGCGGCAGGGCATTTCGGCACCGACCATCATTCGCGCTACCTTTCAGAGAACGACTTTGTTGAGGCGTTCGGGAAAATCTACCATTACTGCGACGAGCCCCTGACGAACGGCTCGCTTGTCCCGCTGTTCCTTTTATCCGAAACCGCAAAGGAAAAGGTGAGCGTCTGCCTTGCAGGGGAAGGGGGCGACGAGTTTTTCGGAGCCTATCCGCGGCACCACAAGTTCTACCGCATGGACTATTTCATGCGGCACAGGCTTTTCAGCAAAGCAGCCCTGTCCGCGTTCAACGCGCTTTCACTGCCGTTCGGAAAAAATTTTTGCCATTCCTTGCGCTCGGAACTCAAAGCGTCAATGCTGCCGGCTGACTGGATCCAGGCCGCGGTTTCCCGGCAAAGAAGGCCGGACGGCTTTGTTTCAGGGCAAAGGCTGGCGGAACTTGAAAAAATGCATTCCGGTTTCATGGAATCAAACGGTTTCCTCGACTCTATCAGGCTTGTCGACATCAGCTCGAACTTTGTGACGCGCTACCTTGCGTCATCCGACAGGATGAGCATGGCGCACGGCCTTGAACTGCGGCCATCATTGCTTGACAGGGAATTGTTTGAATTTTCAAAGTCAATTCCGAATGACTGGAAGTTTTCATTCATCCGCGGCAACAAGCCGTTTTTCAGGGAAATGCTTTCGGACAGGCTGCCTGAAAAAACAGTCAAGCGCAGGGCAAAAACCGGCTTAGGCAGCCCGGTTGACAAGTATCTGTCAGGAAGCCTGAAAGGCGTTTTCGAGGACAAGATTTTAAGCCTCAAAAGGTCCGGGCTCGTGGAAAAAGGCCTTGCGGAAGACGCGCTTGACTGCCTGCGGAAAGGCACGAATTTTTCAAGGGCATTCGCATTTGCCGCGCTTGAAGACTGGCGTGAAAAATGGCTGCCCGGATGA
- a CDS encoding RimK family alpha-L-glutamate ligase — MISKKAGIAKGKARIGPKAGGKKKGRKAAGGRVQGVIRKSVKHGNGKPDLQAGNRRPSLLIIGSRYHVKRTVRDLREEAKRIFGEVLFVPVTKIRVSLNNGKVEMRFRGRDLFSFDACYPRLSSTDFVLAEAILRLVEDSGMYSPVSVRGFLISNHKYYTIKELCDAGIPVVGSGLFISPETAKKKVSDFPVVVKKISGFAGKGVVLVNDSTQFGSILDTMHMLDEFLSTQEFVPDRNTDIRCYVFGEKVLAVRRTGRQGEWRANVSRGGKATLIEATDEMKLIALRSAKVMRMEICAVDLIETPDGLKVIEVNFMPGPFSAFLGPLVPREMVEFIYKKVVGTGPSSGGTSGALPG; from the coding sequence ATGATTTCCAAAAAAGCCGGCATCGCAAAAGGCAAGGCGCGCATTGGCCCAAAAGCCGGCGGCAAGAAAAAGGGCCGAAAGGCAGCCGGCGGCAGAGTGCAGGGCGTGATTAGGAAAAGCGTCAAGCATGGCAATGGCAAACCGGATTTGCAGGCGGGAAACCGCAGGCCCAGCCTACTCATAATCGGCTCAAGGTACCACGTCAAGCGCACTGTGCGCGACCTCAGGGAAGAAGCCAAAAGGATTTTCGGGGAAGTGCTGTTCGTGCCGGTCACGAAAATCAGGGTTTCCCTCAACAACGGCAAGGTCGAAATGCGGTTCAGGGGCCGTGACCTCTTCTCGTTTGACGCGTGCTATCCGAGGCTGAGCTCCACGGACTTCGTGCTGGCGGAAGCCATACTGCGGCTTGTCGAGGACTCCGGAATGTATTCGCCGGTTTCAGTGCGCGGCTTCCTGATTTCAAACCACAAGTATTACACTATAAAGGAATTGTGCGACGCCGGCATTCCGGTTGTCGGCAGCGGCCTGTTCATTTCGCCTGAAACCGCGAAGAAAAAGGTTTCGGATTTTCCGGTTGTGGTGAAAAAGATTTCCGGTTTTGCCGGCAAAGGCGTTGTGCTCGTGAACGATTCCACGCAGTTCGGTTCGATTCTTGACACGATGCACATGCTTGACGAGTTTTTGTCGACGCAGGAGTTTGTGCCCGACAGGAACACGGACATAAGATGCTATGTTTTCGGGGAAAAGGTTCTGGCGGTGCGCAGGACCGGCAGGCAGGGCGAGTGGAGGGCGAACGTTTCAAGGGGCGGCAAGGCAACCCTGATCGAGGCGACGGATGAAATGAAATTGATTGCGCTGAGGTCCGCGAAGGTGATGCGCATGGAAATCTGCGCGGTTGACCTGATTGAAACCCCGGACGGCCTGAAGGTAATAGAAGTCAATTTCATGCCGGGGCCGTTCTCCGCGTTTTTGGGGCCGCTCGTGCCGAGGGAAATGGTTGAGTTCATCTACAAGAAGGTTGTTGGAACCGGCCCTTCTTCCGGCGGAACATCCGGGGCATTGCCCGGATAA
- a CDS encoding FAD synthase, whose product MAFGTFDILHPGHLHCLAEAKSLGGENALLVVVVGRDSTVARLKGGKPVNDENSRLEVIRALRVVDEAVLGNEGDIYEIVRQRKPDVVALGYDQLADEKRLSSLFSGRIVRLKPFNEHIHKAGRIKERLAKKFHGNA is encoded by the coding sequence ATGGCTTTCGGCACTTTTGACATACTCCATCCCGGGCACCTGCATTGCCTAGCCGAAGCCAAATCGCTTGGCGGCGAAAATGCCTTGCTTGTGGTTGTCGTGGGCAGGGACTCCACTGTCGCGCGGCTGAAGGGCGGCAAGCCGGTCAACGACGAAAACAGCAGGCTTGAAGTAATTCGCGCCCTGCGCGTCGTTGACGAGGCCGTGCTCGGCAATGAAGGCGACATCTACGAAATCGTCAGGCAGAGAAAGCCTGATGTTGTTGCCCTCGGCTACGACCAGCTTGCGGACGAAAAAAGGCTTTCATCGCTTTTTTCCGGCAGAATCGTGCGCCTGAAACCTTTCAACGAGCACATCCACAAGGCCGGCAGGATAAAGGAACGGTTAGCCAAAAAATTTCACGGCAACGCCTGA